One Bacillota bacterium genomic window carries:
- a CDS encoding type II toxin-antitoxin system Phd/YefM family antitoxin yields MIVTTTELQNSFGKYLKFSETEDIIITKNGKRVAMLVPYKENISKNKSNEKGDRNEESKYSEENK; encoded by the coding sequence ATGATTGTTACCACTACGGAATTACAGAATAGTTTCGGTAAATACCTTAAGTTTTCGGAAACGGAAGATATTATAATTACCAAAAACGGAAAAAGGGTAGCCATGCTAGTGCCATATAAGGAAAATATATCTAAGAATAAATCTAATGAAAAGGGTGATCGTAATGAAGAAAGCAAGTATAGTGAAGAAAATAAAT